In Nocardia asteroides, the following proteins share a genomic window:
- a CDS encoding DUF6223 family protein, with translation MPSFRHLPAVVGAVLATGLVAAAPASASTVLLADAYGLTADRAIATSAAFLGLFAVLLGGFATARPSGSRATIAAGAGMVAAVVGTFVVVTADGGLGTGNGIAGGYIALVLGVLGAVIGGLAVMRSRRLG, from the coding sequence ATGCCGTCTTTCCGTCACCTCCCCGCCGTCGTCGGCGCCGTCCTCGCCACCGGACTCGTCGCGGCCGCGCCCGCCTCCGCGTCGACGGTGCTCCTCGCGGACGCCTACGGCCTGACCGCCGACCGCGCGATCGCGACCTCCGCCGCGTTCCTCGGCCTGTTCGCGGTCCTCCTCGGCGGCTTCGCGACGGCGCGGCCGTCCGGTTCGCGCGCGACGATCGCCGCGGGCGCCGGGATGGTCGCCGCCGTCGTCGGGACGTTCGTCGTCGTCACAGCCGACGGCGGACTCGGCACCGGCAACGGCATCGCGGGCGGCTACATCGCCCTGGTCCTCGGCGTCCTCGGAGCAGTAATCGGTGGCCTGGCCGTGATGCGGTCCCGCCGACTCGGCTGA